A single window of Sparus aurata chromosome 12, fSpaAur1.1, whole genome shotgun sequence DNA harbors:
- the skor2 gene encoding SKI family transcriptional corepressor 2 isoform X2, with the protein MDKTHHSSPNDIIMTSSTGPYQQEPLTPPRSAHHHSSSSSMSSPSPSSSSPLKPNQVGQVILYGVPIVSLVIDHNERLCLAQISNTLLKNYSYNEIHNRRVALGITCVQCTPVQLEILRRAGAMPISSRRCGMITKREAERLCKSFLGENSPPKLPDNFAFDVTHECAWGCRGNFIPARYNSSRAKCIKCSFCNMYFSPNKFIFHSHRTPDAKYTQPDAANFNSWRRHLKLSDKIPADELVYAWEDVKAMFNGGSRKRALPSSSHCSSMGSMKTLQGSVVPHMMGPDLGAQKRARYEDEDDLDGGSLSPRKTPRSYPVIPVPSKGFGMLQKFPPTSLFPSPYPFPAFGLCQQKKDDSDVSGAQKGAGLSGLLWPGRKDTFYPPFCMFWPPRAAGGIPVPTYLQPQPSALSSLADNPSLRQAFLDLSDPSEHGAVAGSGNSVSTTMAPGNGTTAPRSGLFDPECTTVTPDLRPVTSEGWLKLLDTPNLQARKPSYGSAFRPVIKDAESIAKLHNNSGGVTGAIDEDFGVVVARSDRHQRLSPSSSCSYGSESGGDGEAEGVESEEEGEVDVESSKQEDEEEEANFTNRPSQTQTNLYLSALSDNPGEERGKERGSGAVYPSTSPPSSSDLIQQESPSLPASPTASLPLSSSTPPHREDPAYKNVHKNRDEGLPAYATKDNSSISGDQSHGATSPVPLKKDVENMEKEELQKVLLEQIDFRRRLEQEFHALKGTSPFPVFHNFQDQMKRELAYREEMVQQLQMIPYANIIRKEKISSHLNK; encoded by the exons ATGGACAAGACCCATCATTCAAGCCCTAATGATATTATAATGACGAGCTCAACAGGCCCCTATCAGCAAGAACCCCTGACTCCACCCAGATCTGCCCATCACcactcctcatcctcttcaatgtcctccccctctccgtcctcctcctcgccccTCAAGCCCAACCAGGTTGGCCAGGTCATCCTGTACGGTGTTCCCATCGTGTCGCTGGTCATTGATCACAATGAGAGACTCTGTCTGGCACAGATTTCCAACACACTCCTCAAGAACTACAGTTATAATGAGATTCATAATCGTCGGGTGGCGTTGGGCATCACGTGTGTCCAGTGCACTCCGGTTCAGTTGGAGATTCTTCGGCGGGCCGGTGCCATGCCCATCTCTTCACGCCGCTGTGGCATGATCACCAAGCGTGAAGCGGAGCGCCTGTGCAAGTCCTTCCTGGGAGAGAACTCGCCGCCCAAACTCCCTGACAACTTTGCCTTCGATGTGACACATGAGTGCGCATGGGGTTGCCGTGGTAACTTCATCCCGGCACGCTACAACAGCTCAAGGGCCAAATGCATCAAATGCTCCTTCTGCAACATGTACTTCTCACCAAACAAGTTCATTTTCCATTCCCATCGCACGCCAGACGCCAAGTACACCCAGCCCGACGCTGCAAACTTCAACTCCTGGCGACGACACCTCAAACTAAGCGACAAAATCCCAGCCGATGAGTTAGTTTATGCTTGGGAAGACGTCAAAGCTATGTTCAATGGAGGCAGCCGGAAGAGAGCGCTGCCCTCTTCATCCCACTGCTCCTCCATGGGCTCTATGAAGACTCTTCAAGGATCAGTGGTGCCTCACATGATGGGACCCGACCTGGGTGCCCAGAAAAGAGCCCGCTATGAAGATGAGGATGATCTGGATGGAGGCAGCCTGTCTCCCCGTAAGACACCTCGTAGCTACCCTGTCATACCTGTGCCAAGCAAAGGCTTCGGCATGCTGCAGAAGTTCCCTCCCACGTCGCTCTTCCCCTCGCCTTACCCATTCCCAGCGTTCGGCCTCTGCCAGCAGAAAAAAGATGACAGTGATGTTTCAGGTGCGCAGAAAGGAGCAGGGTTGTCGGGTCTTTTGTGGCCAGGGCGAAAAGACACTTTTTATCCTCCTTTCTGCATGTTTTGGCCACcaagagcagcaggaggaatcCCTGTCCCCACCTACCTCCAGCCTCAACCCAGCGCCCTCTCCTCCCTGGCAGACAACCCCTCTCTCAGGCAGGCCTTTTTAGATCTCTCAGACCCCAGCGAGCACGGAGCAGTAGCTGGCAGTGGAAACAGTGTCAGCACAACCATGGCCCCAGGCAACGGGACAACCGCACCCCGATCTGGGCTGTTTGACCCAGAGTGCACAACGGTAACCCCTGACCTTCGCCCTGTGACGTCTGAAGGCTGGCTCAAACTCCTGGACACCCCAAATCTCCAAGCCAGAAAGCCAAGCTACGGCTCGGCCTTCCGCCCTGTGATCAAGGATGCTGAGAGCATCGCCAAGCTCCACAACAACAGCGGAGGAGTCACTGGGGCAATAGATGAGGACTTTGGGGTCGTGGTGGCCAGGTCGGACCGCCACCAGCGGCTGTCgcccagcagcagctgcagttacGGAAGCGAAAgtggaggagacggagaggcagagggagtggagagtgaggaggagggggaggtggatgTGGAGTCGTCGaagcaggaggacgaggaggaggaggcaaacTTTACCAACAGGCCGTCACAGACTCAAACCAACCTGTACCTCTCTGCACTGAGCGACAAtcctggagaggagagggggaaggagagagggagtggCGCGGTGTATCCCAgcacctcccctccctcctcctcagacctcATCCAGCAGGAGTCCCCCAGCCTGCCTGCCTCCCCTACTGCCAGCCTGCctctctccagctccaccccACCTCACCGAGAGGACCCAGCTTACAAAAAC GTTCACAAAAATAGAGACGAAGGACTACCTGCGTACGCAACCAAAGACAACTCCAGCATTTCTG GTGATCAAAGCCACGGTGCGACTTCTCCTGTGCCGCTAAAGAAGGATGTTGAGAACATGGAGAAAG AGGAGCTCCAGAAGGTTCTCCTGGAGCAGATCGACTTCAGGAGGAGACTGGAGCAAGAGTTCCACGCTCTGAAGGGCACCTCGCCATTTCCTGTCTTCc ATAACTTTCAAGACCAGATGAAACGAGAGCTCGCCTACAGAGAAGAGATGGTCCAGCAGTTACAGATG atTCCCTACGCAAACAtcatcagaaaagaaaagatcagCTCCCATCTTAACAAGTAG
- the skor2 gene encoding SKI family transcriptional corepressor 2 isoform X1 → MDKTHHSSPNDIIMTSSTGPYQQEPLTPPRSAHHHSSSSSMSSPSPSSSSPLKPNQVGQVILYGVPIVSLVIDHNERLCLAQISNTLLKNYSYNEIHNRRVALGITCVQCTPVQLEILRRAGAMPISSRRCGMITKREAERLCKSFLGENSPPKLPDNFAFDVTHECAWGCRGNFIPARYNSSRAKCIKCSFCNMYFSPNKFIFHSHRTPDAKYTQPDAANFNSWRRHLKLSDKIPADELVYAWEDVKAMFNGGSRKRALPSSSHCSSMGSMKTLQGSVVPHMMGPDLGAQKRARYEDEDDLDGGSLSPRKTPRSYPVIPVPSKGFGMLQKFPPTSLFPSPYPFPAFGLCQQKKDDSDVSGAQKGAGLSGLLWPGRKDTFYPPFCMFWPPRAAGGIPVPTYLQPQPSALSSLADNPSLRQAFLDLSDPSEHGAVAGSGNSVSTTMAPGNGTTAPRSGLFDPECTTVTPDLRPVTSEGWLKLLDTPNLQARKPSYGSAFRPVIKDAESIAKLHNNSGGVTGAIDEDFGVVVARSDRHQRLSPSSSCSYGSESGGDGEAEGVESEEEGEVDVESSKQEDEEEEANFTNRPSQTQTNLYLSALSDNPGEERGKERGSGAVYPSTSPPSSSDLIQQESPSLPASPTASLPLSSSTPPHREDPAYKNVHKNRDEGLPAYATKDNSSISEENKEQNSFFVPESETSAPDYWRESSGDQSHGATSPVPLKKDVENMEKEELQKVLLEQIDFRRRLEQEFHALKGTSPFPVFHNFQDQMKRELAYREEMVQQLQMIPYANIIRKEKISSHLNK, encoded by the exons ATGGACAAGACCCATCATTCAAGCCCTAATGATATTATAATGACGAGCTCAACAGGCCCCTATCAGCAAGAACCCCTGACTCCACCCAGATCTGCCCATCACcactcctcatcctcttcaatgtcctccccctctccgtcctcctcctcgccccTCAAGCCCAACCAGGTTGGCCAGGTCATCCTGTACGGTGTTCCCATCGTGTCGCTGGTCATTGATCACAATGAGAGACTCTGTCTGGCACAGATTTCCAACACACTCCTCAAGAACTACAGTTATAATGAGATTCATAATCGTCGGGTGGCGTTGGGCATCACGTGTGTCCAGTGCACTCCGGTTCAGTTGGAGATTCTTCGGCGGGCCGGTGCCATGCCCATCTCTTCACGCCGCTGTGGCATGATCACCAAGCGTGAAGCGGAGCGCCTGTGCAAGTCCTTCCTGGGAGAGAACTCGCCGCCCAAACTCCCTGACAACTTTGCCTTCGATGTGACACATGAGTGCGCATGGGGTTGCCGTGGTAACTTCATCCCGGCACGCTACAACAGCTCAAGGGCCAAATGCATCAAATGCTCCTTCTGCAACATGTACTTCTCACCAAACAAGTTCATTTTCCATTCCCATCGCACGCCAGACGCCAAGTACACCCAGCCCGACGCTGCAAACTTCAACTCCTGGCGACGACACCTCAAACTAAGCGACAAAATCCCAGCCGATGAGTTAGTTTATGCTTGGGAAGACGTCAAAGCTATGTTCAATGGAGGCAGCCGGAAGAGAGCGCTGCCCTCTTCATCCCACTGCTCCTCCATGGGCTCTATGAAGACTCTTCAAGGATCAGTGGTGCCTCACATGATGGGACCCGACCTGGGTGCCCAGAAAAGAGCCCGCTATGAAGATGAGGATGATCTGGATGGAGGCAGCCTGTCTCCCCGTAAGACACCTCGTAGCTACCCTGTCATACCTGTGCCAAGCAAAGGCTTCGGCATGCTGCAGAAGTTCCCTCCCACGTCGCTCTTCCCCTCGCCTTACCCATTCCCAGCGTTCGGCCTCTGCCAGCAGAAAAAAGATGACAGTGATGTTTCAGGTGCGCAGAAAGGAGCAGGGTTGTCGGGTCTTTTGTGGCCAGGGCGAAAAGACACTTTTTATCCTCCTTTCTGCATGTTTTGGCCACcaagagcagcaggaggaatcCCTGTCCCCACCTACCTCCAGCCTCAACCCAGCGCCCTCTCCTCCCTGGCAGACAACCCCTCTCTCAGGCAGGCCTTTTTAGATCTCTCAGACCCCAGCGAGCACGGAGCAGTAGCTGGCAGTGGAAACAGTGTCAGCACAACCATGGCCCCAGGCAACGGGACAACCGCACCCCGATCTGGGCTGTTTGACCCAGAGTGCACAACGGTAACCCCTGACCTTCGCCCTGTGACGTCTGAAGGCTGGCTCAAACTCCTGGACACCCCAAATCTCCAAGCCAGAAAGCCAAGCTACGGCTCGGCCTTCCGCCCTGTGATCAAGGATGCTGAGAGCATCGCCAAGCTCCACAACAACAGCGGAGGAGTCACTGGGGCAATAGATGAGGACTTTGGGGTCGTGGTGGCCAGGTCGGACCGCCACCAGCGGCTGTCgcccagcagcagctgcagttacGGAAGCGAAAgtggaggagacggagaggcagagggagtggagagtgaggaggagggggaggtggatgTGGAGTCGTCGaagcaggaggacgaggaggaggaggcaaacTTTACCAACAGGCCGTCACAGACTCAAACCAACCTGTACCTCTCTGCACTGAGCGACAAtcctggagaggagagggggaaggagagagggagtggCGCGGTGTATCCCAgcacctcccctccctcctcctcagacctcATCCAGCAGGAGTCCCCCAGCCTGCCTGCCTCCCCTACTGCCAGCCTGCctctctccagctccaccccACCTCACCGAGAGGACCCAGCTTACAAAAAC GTTCACAAAAATAGAGACGAAGGACTACCTGCGTACGCAACCAAAGACAACTCCAGCATTTCTG aggaaaacaaagagcagaatAGTTTCTTTGTACCGGAGAGTGAGACCTCAGCGCCCGACTACTGGAGGGAAAGCTCAG GTGATCAAAGCCACGGTGCGACTTCTCCTGTGCCGCTAAAGAAGGATGTTGAGAACATGGAGAAAG AGGAGCTCCAGAAGGTTCTCCTGGAGCAGATCGACTTCAGGAGGAGACTGGAGCAAGAGTTCCACGCTCTGAAGGGCACCTCGCCATTTCCTGTCTTCc ATAACTTTCAAGACCAGATGAAACGAGAGCTCGCCTACAGAGAAGAGATGGTCCAGCAGTTACAGATG atTCCCTACGCAAACAtcatcagaaaagaaaagatcagCTCCCATCTTAACAAGTAG
- the ier3ip1 gene encoding immediate early response 3-interacting protein 1, with amino-acid sequence MAFTLYSLIQTAILCTNAIAVLHEERFLSKIGWGVDQGVGGFGDDPGVKAQILNLIRSVRTVMRVPLIIVNSACIALLLVFG; translated from the exons ATGGCGTTTACACTGTACTCTCTCATCCAGACTGCCATCCTCTGCACTAATGCAATCGCCGTCTTGCATGAGGAGAGGTTCCTCAGCAAAA tcGGATGGGGTGTTGATCAGGGAGTTGGAGGTTTTGGGGACGATCCAGGAGTCAAAGCTCAAATCCTCAATCTCATCCGCTCAGTCCGGACTGTCATGAGAG TGCCTTTAATAATAGTGAATTCAGCCTGCATTGCCCTGTTACTAGTGTTTGGTTGA